One Candidatus Peregrinibacteria bacterium genomic window, TGACATCGCGCGACCGAAAGAAAACGAAAATTCAATCGGTTTTTTGCCCGAAGAACGCGCTTGGGTTTCACGAGTGATTGAGGAGAATTGGATTGATGTTTTTCGAAAAATGTATCCTGAAAAAGTGATCTATTCGTGGTGGCATGTGATTTCAAGAGCGCGAGATCGGAATATTGGCTGGAGAATTGATTATGTTTTTGTGGATGAGAAGATGTACTCAAAAGTGAAGGAAATTGAATATGTGAATGAGCAAATGGGCTCGGATCATTGTCCGGTGAAGATTTTTCTTGACATATAATTAGAGTTTTGTAAAATGAGGCGCCTTTTATTTCTATCTATGAGTAAAATTGAAACCCAGACACGAGGAAAGAGCGCAGAAGAACATAGTTCTGTAACATCAGAAAGAGTGAGTAGTAGCTGGATTAATTTGTTACGTTCAAAATTCCAAGAATTATTTGGAGTCGATGAAACAACAAAAGAAATAGTTAAGGATGTTTTTAAAAGGCTAATTGACGCAATTCGCGATCCATTATCGGTATTATCTGGAAGAGAGAGTGAAGTGGAAGAGATTCTTTCGTCAAAAAAATGAAATTAGGCGGGTCCTAAATGTTTATTTTTAAATAATATTCCCCTTCATCTTCATGGACAAATTTCCTCCGCAATCCATTGATACTGCACGACTGCCCCAAAAAGGTCAAAAAGAAAGGCATCATGCAAATGATGCCGAACTATCACATCTGGATGACATTGGATTGATAGGTGTTGATACTGGAGTGCAAAATTTTTTAAAAGAGAGTTTTGATACGAGATTTACTGCATGCTCTCATCCAAGAGTCGGATTAACAAGCGGTCACGTACAAAAAGTAAAAGGAGCACCATAAACGTACTCCTGAATTTCATGAGCATACTTCACTCTGGTGTATAATTCACCCGAGCCTTTTCCCCATACCCCATGAAAACTGCACTTTTTATCATCGCGCAGAGTGGATTTCAGGACACGGAATACGGTGTGCCGCGGAAGATTTTGGAAAATGCTGGTTTTGAGATTACCGTTGCTTCATCACAAAAAGGAAGGTGTACAGGAAAATTTGGACTGAAAACCGATGCTGGGTATTCACTTCCAGAAGTTTCTGGAGCTGAATATGATGTTGCTGTATTTATTGGTGGTCCCGGATGTGAGCAAGAATTTCATGGAAATGCAGAATATTTTCGTATTGCTCGCGAAACGGTAAGCGCGACGGCGCCGTCGCGCCTTCTTGCCGCCATTTGCATTGCTCCTGCTGTACTTTCTGATTCTGGAATATTCAAAGGAAAACGCGTTACGAGTTGGGATGACGCGAAGAGATCTCAAAAATCTCGCATCGAAAAAAATGGTGCAATTCACATTGGAGAAGACGTTACGGTAGATGGAAATATTATCACTGCAAACGGACCAGAAGCTGCAGAAAAATTCGGGAAAATGATTCAGAAGATGATGTCATCGTAAGATTGATTTCATTTTTTTTTCTTCTCTCGAGATTTTGGTGGAGGAAGAATGTCTTTGAGTACTAAAAATGGCGAAGGAGAAGAATCTTTCTCAAGTTCTGAAATTTTCTTGAGCATTTCGGGATCGCATTTTCCGTCTTCATGAACAAAATTTGTCGGAACGTGAGTATACATTTCCTCTAAAAAAAATGGAGTGAGATCAATACTTAAACTCTTGTGATCAATCATAAAATCCCCTTCTTTCAGAGGATCTTCCTTTTTTGAATAAAATATTTGTTCGGAATTTTGAATGATGATTGTGCTTTGCTCTTTCTGAAGGCATTTTCCACAGGTGAGAAATGCAGAAAATGTTGCTTTTTCAATCTGCGCCACAACATCATCTTCTAATCTGTACACATGAATTTTGGCGGAAACAGGAGAGCCCATTTCAAAAATATTACTCCAGCCTTCCGGGAGAATAAATTTTTCATCAAACTCTATCGAAATTCGTTCATGAGCACGATTTGGCGCAAAAAGAGGAGCAATACCGAGAATCATATGACAATTATAAATTTTAGATTCTAGATTTTAGATTTTGTATTCTTCGTAAACACGTATATATTCTATACTCAGAGTTTGGAATTTAAAATCTAAAATTTATCATCTAAAATCTGACGATGTCCCTCCAATCTGATTTTATCGATTACCTCAAAAAGCAGCTAGAGAAGCCGTATAAACTCGGAACTGCGGGCCCTGATACTTATGATTGTTCAGGGCTCATTTATGATGCTTGTCAAAAAATTTATAAAAAAGAAGTTCCCCGAGTAAGTACCGACCAATATGCTCTTGGAAAAACAGTTTCGCTTCCTCAGATGGAAATTGGAGATATTGTTTTTTTTGATACCGGATGGACGAGCCGAATTCCGAATCACAACGGAGTTTTTCTCGGGAATGGAGAATTTATCAATGCCAATTCGTACAATGGAAAAGTTGCCATCGACACGCTGAGTTCCGCCTATTGGTCGCCGAAACACACAGGAACAAAAAGATTTTTTGATGCTCAG contains:
- a CDS encoding DJ-1/PfpI family protein, with protein sequence MKTALFIIAQSGFQDTEYGVPRKILENAGFEITVASSQKGRCTGKFGLKTDAGYSLPEVSGAEYDVAVFIGGPGCEQEFHGNAEYFRIARETVSATAPSRLLAAICIAPAVLSDSGIFKGKRVTSWDDAKRSQKSRIEKNGAIHIGEDVTVDGNIITANGPEAAEKFGKMIQKMMSS